AAAGAGGGAGAGGTTCCCAATACCTTTGTTGACGGTCGCAACCACCTCTTTCTTTCCTTTGCAGCAGTTCTTGCCAAACAACTTGGTATTAAAGACATCGTGACAGGTGTCTGCGAGACAGATTTCTCAGGCTACCCTGACTGCCGGGATATCTTTGTCAAATCCCTTAATGTTACTCTCAACCTTGCCATGGATTATGACTTTGTTATCCAAACACCTCTCATGTGGCTTGACAAGGCTGAAACTTGGGAATTAGCCGACCAACTCGGTGCCTTTGACTATGTTCGTGAAAAGACCTTGACCTGCTACAACGGAATTATCGGAAGTGGCTGTGGAGATTGCCCAGCCTGCCACCTACGTCAGCATGGTTTAGATGTTTATCTTTCACAGAAAGGAGAGGGCTAATGTTTTTCGCACCTAAAGAAATCAAACAGGAAACTGGGGAGTCTCTCGTCTACAATCCTCACAGAACCTTAGTTTCAAAAGAATTCACTTTCGACGCTGCCCACCACCTCTTTCACTATGAAGGAAAATGCAAATCCCTGCACGGACACACTTATCGTCTGCAGATTGCTATTAGTGGATTTTTAGATGAACGTGGCATGACCTACGATTTTGGAGACATCAAAGCTATCTACAAGGACTACTTAGAGCCCCATTTGGATCATCGCTATCTCAATGAAACCCTGCCTTATATGAACACGACTGCTGAAAATATGGTTTACTGGATTTTCCAAACTATGAGTCAAGAGTTGCCAGACGAGCGCGGTCTCCGTTTGGAATACGTTCGCCTCTATGAGACTCCGACCGCCTTTGCAGAGTTTAGACGGGAGTGGTTAGATGACTAGGGAACGTGTCCTCAAACTACCAGTTCTGGAAATTTTTGGTCCAACCTTTCAAGGTGAAGGCCGTGCTATTGGGCAGAAAACCATGTTTGTCCGCACTGCAGGTTGCGACTACCACTGCGACTGGTGCGACTCTGCCTTTACTTGGGATGGTTCTGAAAAACCAACTCGTATGACAGCTGACGAGGTCATTGCTGCCTTGGATAAATTGGGGACCTACGACTATGTAACTCTATCTGGGGGAAATCCTGCTATCCTAGCAGCCAACATGGCCGAGCTGGTCACCAAACTCAAGGAACGTGGTGTCACTCTGGCTGTTGAGACCCAAGGCTCCCGCTGGCAAAATTGGTTAAAAGATATCGACCAAGTCACTCTGAGTCCCAAACCTCCTTCATCCAAGATGGAAGTCAACTTCGAAACCTTAGACTTTATCGTTTCCCAACTAGATCCAGACAAGGTCACCTTTAAAATCCCTGTCTTTGATGATGCCGATTTAGCCTTTGCCAAAGGGATCCAAGAACGTTACCAGCCAGATGTCCTCTTCTTATCAGCAGGAAATCCTGAGCCCAAGGCTACGGGTAATATTGTCCAAGACCAACTAGATCGCCTCAAAGAACTCTGGGAACGTGTCGCTGCTGACGATAGCTGGGGCAATGTCCGCGTCCTTCCTCAACTCCATACCCTCCTCTACGACAACCAACGTGGTGTTTAAAATTAGAAAGAAAAAATCATGTCACAACAAGAAGAAATGAAAAACCTAAGCCTACTGGGCAACAAAGAAACTACCTACATTTTTGACTATCAACCAGAAGTCCTCGAATCCTTTGACAATCGTCATGTGGAAAATGACTATTTCATCAAATTCAACTTTCCTGAATTTACTTCCCTGTGCCCAATCACCGCTCAGCCAGACTTTGCGACCATTTATATTTCCTACATTCCTGACAAGCTCTGCGTCGAGTCAAAATCCCTCAAACTCTATCTCTTTAGCTATCGAAATCATGGGGATTTTCACGAAAACTGTATCAACACTATCGGGAAAGACTTGGTTAACTTGCTCGACCCTCGCTATTTAGAAGTCTGGGGAAAATTCACTCCGCGCGGGGGCATTTCAATCGACCCTTACTACAATTACGGTAGACCTGGAACTAAGTATGAAGGATTGGCAGAACAACGCCTCTTTCAACACGACCTTTATCCAGAGAAAATTGACAACCGCTAAACAGATACGAAAAAGCCCTGTTCCTCAAACTGAGGAGCAAGGCTTTTTGAATTTCAATTATTCTTCTGTTCCAAGGAAGTTTTTAGCAACAAGGGCTGCAAGAATACCACCAACGATTGGGGCAAGGATGAAAATCCATACTTGTTGAAGGGCTGCGCCACCTACCAAGACAGCAGGAGCCAAGCTACGAGCTGGGTTTACTGAAAGTCCAGTGATGTTCAATCCCACAAGGATCAAGGCTGTCAATGACAAACCGATTACCAAACCAGCGATTGCGCCATTACCTTTGCTTGCTGAAGTGACAGTCATAATAACTAGGACAAACAAGAAAGTTGCGATGACTTCAAACAAGAATCCACCAAAGACAGTGACACCGTTTGCCAAGGCATTTTCACCAAGACTAGCAGTTGACATGCCTGAGTTAGACAAGAGGAAGAATACTGCAGCTGACGCAAGGAAAGCTCCAACTACTTGTCCAAGTATGTAGTTTACAAGCTCAGAAGATGACAAACGTTTGTTTACAAACATAGCGATCGAAACCGCTGGGTTCAAGTGAGCACCTGAAATCGTCCCAATTGAGTAAGCTGCAACTACGATTGCCAAACCAAAAGCAAGAGCAATCCCAAGGTGCCCAACACCTTCAACACCATTCCCAAAAACAACAGCTCCTGTTCCGATGAACACAAGCATAAATGTACCGATTAATTCAGCAACAAATTTTTTCATGATAAGTCTCCTTTTTTCAAACTAAGTATTAGTCTATCAAAAGAAGCAAAGGGTTTCAAGAAAATTGACTGGAAAGTTATTTAAAAATCATGAAACGACTCGCTTGGACTTAGTATTGAAAGGATTGAATCGCTTCTTTCAAGGCATCTTGTAAACTATTTTTCTGATCAAGTTGGATATACACTTCCAACAGACTGGATCTGAAATTGGAAAATTTATAAAAATCTTCCCTCTCTTCTATTGGAAAATCAACCGTTTTTATCCAAGAAGCTACTTGTTCTTGCCCTAATTTCACTTGCAAAATGGGTTCATAAAGTACTCTCGCTAACCGCCAATCCTCATCATTTGTAAAACGAATGGTAATTCTTTTAAATAGTTGACCCAGTACATCAAATGCTTCAGAAACTCTGTTACTAGGAGAATCTGGATGACAAACGACTTCAGTCAAGAGATCCGCTCCATGTGCAAAAGCGTGAACCCAACCATACTGACTTGAAAAACCTGTCGTATCCTTTTCTTTTTTAAGGTAATACAAACCTTGAGATAGCATAGCATTTCTTATATCAGTTTTTAAACCTTTATAGAAAAGAGAGTGTTCGTTACCATCTGCAGACAAAAGATTGGCATAAATAAGCGCCCTAAAAGAACGTTTAAGAGTCGAAACTCCTCTACTATCAATCTCTTTGTATAGACCTTCATCAGAGGAGACCTCTTCTGAGATAAACTGAAACTGCTCAAGGGAAAACAACTCTTCTTGAATCCCCCTAGCCAAACTCGTAAAAACAAGTTCATCTCGAATTTCTGGAGAGGGATCTCCCAAGTGCTCAAGCAGCCACTGAATTTCTTCTCGACTATAGCTTGGTTTTTCTTCTATCACTTTTCTTTGTAATTTTTTACGCATCTCTAGCACCTCTACATTTCTAGTAACTTATCAAAAAGTCATCCGAAGATGACTTTCTTTCTTATTCTGTTTTTGATGGACGTTTTCCTGCAGCAATTGCATCTGCCTCTGTCATCTCAACAACGTTGGCTTTATTCGTTTTTGAAGGCATTCTATCCTTACTATACCAATAAACTTTTGATTTCCCATGGTCTGCAACATAGACAATTCTATCTTGCTGTTGAGCTTTGGTTTCAACTTCACGCGCAGCTCTTTTTTCTTCTTCTTTTTGAGAAATTAACGACTCAACTGCACCTATTCTATCAAGCAACTCTGTCTTTTTGTCGTTATTTTCAATCTGATTAACTGTCTCTTTAGCAGACTTCACTTGACTCGCATCTTGACTTTCCTCCAATTGTTTGACTAAGGTTTCACCTTTTTCTTGCAACTCCTTTGCAGCTTTTTCTTTAGCAATTCTCTCTTCTTCTGCTTTTTCTTTAGCTTTTTTCTCTTCTTCGATTCGTTTTGCTTCCTCTATACTAGATGAAGTATCCGTGGTTGAAGCTGTCGAAGTAGTAGATGTCGCAGTCTGCATAGTTTCTGATTGAGAAGATGAAATTTTCTTTGTGACTGTTGGAGTTTGAAGAGCAACTGCAACAAAACTGACAATGAAAATCCCGATCATTAGATTTCTTTTTCGAATATCTGGTGCTTTCTTTACAAAATACCAAATACCAACTCCGCTCAAAACAAGATAGAGAGTAGGCAAAGCAAGCAATAAAATGATTCCCAACAAAACTAGACCAATTTTGATAAAATGCATTCTTTGGGGATCTTGCTCTAGCCATTCTTTGATTCTATTCATATTTTTCTCCTAAAACTCTGTCCAACCTTTACTCTCCCAACTCAGCACTGTAAGCGATAATCTGGTCAACTGTGTCAGACAAGAATTGGATGGTATCACGGAGTGGTTTATCTGTTGAAATATCCGCTCCGATAATCATGGCTGACTCAAGTGGTGTCTTGCTACCACCTGATTTAAGGAGATTGAGCCAATCTTCAGCTCCAGTTTCTGAATGTTTCAAATGAAGGTACCCCGCAGTCGAGATAACAAGTCCAGCTGAGTAGGTGTAACTATACAATCCCATGTAATAGTGAGCTTGGCGCATCCAAGTCAGAGCTGCATCATCATCAATCTCAATGGCATCTCCCCAGAAATCCGTCAAGACTTCCTTCATAATGCTGTTAAGTTTGCTTGCTCCGAAGGTTTCTCCTTCTTCAATCAATGTATAAACCTTACGCTGGAAGGCTGCTTCCAAGAGGTGGGTGATAAAATTATGGAAGTAGGTGTCTGTCAAGCGATGAGCAAGAGCGAAGCGTTTTTGACGTGGATCATCAGACTGGTGCTCCAAGTAGTCACTGAGAAGCAATTCATTGAAGGTTGATGGCGCTTCGACATAGTAAGTAGACATGTGGGCATTGAAGTAACTTTGGTGATTATCTGAAAAGATGAATTGACCAGAATGCCCGATTTCATGAATCAAGGTATAAACATCGCTCAAACGACCAGTCCAGCTCATGAGGACATAAGGGTGCACGCGATATGGATCCGCCGCATAACCACCAGAATCCTTGCCACTATTAGCAGCGAAGTCCACCCAGCGTTCTTCTTGATAGCGCGCAACTTCCTGACAATATTCTTGTCCCAAAGGTTCTACTGACTTCATGACCAAATCATAGGCGTCATCAATAGTCACTTCAGGATTCAGGGCGCTGTCCAAGTCCAATTTCCAGTCTGCAAAGGTCATCTTTTCAAGACCATTCACCTTGGCAACATGCTTGAGGTATCTCTGAGCAACTGGCGCAAAATCCTTCATGATGAGGTCAATCTGGCGGTCAAACATGGCACGGTCAACTTCTTGCTCAGCTAGGAGATAATCAAAGACTGAGTCATAGCCCTTCATATCAGCCAATAGTTTTTCAGACTTAACTTGGGCTAAATAGGCTGCAGCTGCCGTATTTTGATGCTTACGGAGTCCCTCTGAGAAGGAGCGGAAAGATTTCTCACGAACCTCAGCGTCCTCGTGGTTTTGGTAGAAATTCTCATAGGTAACAAAGCTGTTTTTATAGGTCTTGCCATGGGCTTCAAAGTCAGCCATTTCAAAGTCCCCAGCTCGCATCTTAGTGTAAATGTCCTGTGGACTGTAGAAAACTTCTCCCAGATTTGTCAAAGCCTTCTCCACATCAGCCCCTAGGTAGTGGGCTTTTTTGATTTTGGCCTGACGAATGGCTGCCGTCAAGTGAGGCAATTTACCCAAACGGTCCAAGACCTCCTCGTCTGCAGCCACCAAGGCGTCGTCAAAGAAGGTCAAGGCTACGCTGGCATCAGTTTCAAATTCCATCCCAGCCTGGGCAATATTGGCAAATTCTTCATTGCTATAATCTGTCGTCTGAGGCATAAAGGCGTAATTGCCGATATGGCTCATCTGGATATAGATTTGTTCCAATTCCGTAAAGGCCTTCTCAAAATCCTCAAAAGTATGAAGATTGCCCTTGTAATCACGGCTAAATTGATTGATGTCTTCGCGCGTTTTCTCGATTGCACGCAAGAAATCCTCACGGTCTTGGTATAGGGCTGTTAAGTCCCAAAGTTCCTTTTCTGGAAATTCTGAACGGTGTTTTTGTTCCATTTTCTTCCTCTTATTTCTCTAATTCTACTAAAACACTAAGGACTGATAAGGCGTAAAGTGGTGCTGTTTCAGCTCGCAAGATGCGAGGACCAAGCCCTGCCAAGACTGCTCCTTTAGCTTCAAAACTTTCAATTTCTACTGGTGAGAGACCGCCTTCTGGACCAAAGATAAAGAGCAATTTAGCTCCTTTTTCAAGGCCAGTGACTGCTTGTAAGAGCGCAGCGGCTTCTCCCTCTTTTGCTGATTCTTCATAGGCCACTACAATAGAGTCAAACTGGTCAAACTGAGCTAGAAAATCTGCTTTTTTCTCGAAAAGCTGAAT
This genomic interval from Streptococcus oralis subsp. tigurinus contains the following:
- a CDS encoding deoxyribonuclease, whose product is MNRIKEWLEQDPQRMHFIKIGLVLLGIILLLALPTLYLVLSGVGIWYFVKKAPDIRKRNLMIGIFIVSFVAVALQTPTVTKKISSSQSETMQTATSTTSTASTTDTSSSIEEAKRIEEEKKAKEKAEEERIAKEKAAKELQEKGETLVKQLEESQDASQVKSAKETVNQIENNDKKTELLDRIGAVESLISQKEEEKRAAREVETKAQQQDRIVYVADHGKSKVYWYSKDRMPSKTNKANVVEMTEADAIAAGKRPSKTE
- a CDS encoding DUF2785 domain-containing protein, producing the protein MRKKLQRKVIEEKPSYSREEIQWLLEHLGDPSPEIRDELVFTSLARGIQEELFSLEQFQFISEEVSSDEGLYKEIDSRGVSTLKRSFRALIYANLLSADGNEHSLFYKGLKTDIRNAMLSQGLYYLKKEKDTTGFSSQYGWVHAFAHGADLLTEVVCHPDSPSNRVSEAFDVLGQLFKRITIRFTNDEDWRLARVLYEPILQVKLGQEQVASWIKTVDFPIEEREDFYKFSNFRSSLLEVYIQLDQKNSLQDALKEAIQSFQY
- the queC gene encoding 7-cyano-7-deazaguanine synthase QueC, which encodes MKRQSALVVFSGGQDSTTCLFWAKEHYEAVEAVTFAYGQRHHLEIQVAKEIAKEQGIRHHILDMSLLGQITENALTSDMEIEQKEGEVPNTFVDGRNHLFLSFAAVLAKQLGIKDIVTGVCETDFSGYPDCRDIFVKSLNVTLNLAMDYDFVIQTPLMWLDKAETWELADQLGAFDYVREKTLTCYNGIIGSGCGDCPACHLRQHGLDVYLSQKGEG
- a CDS encoding MIP/aquaporin family protein; amino-acid sequence: MKKFVAELIGTFMLVFIGTGAVVFGNGVEGVGHLGIALAFGLAIVVAAYSIGTISGAHLNPAVSIAMFVNKRLSSSELVNYILGQVVGAFLASAAVFFLLSNSGMSTASLGENALANGVTVFGGFLFEVIATFLFVLVIMTVTSASKGNGAIAGLVIGLSLTALILVGLNITGLSVNPARSLAPAVLVGGAALQQVWIFILAPIVGGILAALVAKNFLGTEE
- the queF gene encoding preQ(1) synthase: MSQQEEMKNLSLLGNKETTYIFDYQPEVLESFDNRHVENDYFIKFNFPEFTSLCPITAQPDFATIYISYIPDKLCVESKSLKLYLFSYRNHGDFHENCINTIGKDLVNLLDPRYLEVWGKFTPRGGISIDPYYNYGRPGTKYEGLAEQRLFQHDLYPEKIDNR
- the queD gene encoding 6-carboxytetrahydropterin synthase QueD; this translates as MFFAPKEIKQETGESLVYNPHRTLVSKEFTFDAAHHLFHYEGKCKSLHGHTYRLQIAISGFLDERGMTYDFGDIKAIYKDYLEPHLDHRYLNETLPYMNTTAENMVYWIFQTMSQELPDERGLRLEYVRLYETPTAFAEFRREWLDD
- the queE gene encoding 7-carboxy-7-deazaguanine synthase QueE, giving the protein MTRERVLKLPVLEIFGPTFQGEGRAIGQKTMFVRTAGCDYHCDWCDSAFTWDGSEKPTRMTADEVIAALDKLGTYDYVTLSGGNPAILAANMAELVTKLKERGVTLAVETQGSRWQNWLKDIDQVTLSPKPPSSKMEVNFETLDFIVSQLDPDKVTFKIPVFDDADLAFAKGIQERYQPDVLFLSAGNPEPKATGNIVQDQLDRLKELWERVAADDSWGNVRVLPQLHTLLYDNQRGV
- the pepF gene encoding oligoendopeptidase F, giving the protein MEQKHRSEFPEKELWDLTALYQDREDFLRAIEKTREDINQFSRDYKGNLHTFEDFEKAFTELEQIYIQMSHIGNYAFMPQTTDYSNEEFANIAQAGMEFETDASVALTFFDDALVAADEEVLDRLGKLPHLTAAIRQAKIKKAHYLGADVEKALTNLGEVFYSPQDIYTKMRAGDFEMADFEAHGKTYKNSFVTYENFYQNHEDAEVREKSFRSFSEGLRKHQNTAAAAYLAQVKSEKLLADMKGYDSVFDYLLAEQEVDRAMFDRQIDLIMKDFAPVAQRYLKHVAKVNGLEKMTFADWKLDLDSALNPEVTIDDAYDLVMKSVEPLGQEYCQEVARYQEERWVDFAANSGKDSGGYAADPYRVHPYVLMSWTGRLSDVYTLIHEIGHSGQFIFSDNHQSYFNAHMSTYYVEAPSTFNELLLSDYLEHQSDDPRQKRFALAHRLTDTYFHNFITHLLEAAFQRKVYTLIEEGETFGASKLNSIMKEVLTDFWGDAIEIDDDAALTWMRQAHYYMGLYSYTYSAGLVISTAGYLHLKHSETGAEDWLNLLKSGGSKTPLESAMIIGADISTDKPLRDTIQFLSDTVDQIIAYSAELGE